Proteins from a single region of Chrysemys picta bellii isolate R12L10 chromosome 9, ASM1138683v2, whole genome shotgun sequence:
- the BCL6 gene encoding B-cell lymphoma 6 protein isoform X5, producing MQGVSRKARRPGRVEMASPADSCIQFTRHASDVLLNLNRLRSRDILTDVVIIVNREQFRAHKTVLMACSGLFYSIFTDQLKCNLNIITLAPDINPEGFCILLDFMYTSRLNLRESNIMAVMATALYLQMEHVVDTCRRFVKSSEAEMVSAMKTPREEFLTGRMLSHPEVMAYRSREVSENNMPLRNTPLCDGRAFASSLYSGLSGSPLSYAGYNPIPVNGFLLDDELRETRMPLQDVSRVNSFPKERTLPCDSSRTIPTDYTRAVTDLSANTCHATIYSPNEAAAEEARSDMHYSIAAGPKPVTPSVRNNPYFACDKVAKEEERTSSEDEISQHFEPTNTPMNRKGLISPQSPQKSDCQPNSPTESSSSKNARIAQSSGSLGTKSPTDPKACNWKKYKFIVLNNLNQSTKQDGADQNEVGTLSPRSYVSTSACQQSMEPENLDVQSPTKLSLNGEDSTIPQASRLNNIVNRSLDGSPRSSEGQSPLYLHSSKCSTCGSQSPQHSEMCLHTPGSTFGEEMGETHSEYSDSSCENGAFFCNECDCRFSEEASLKRHSLQAHSDKPYKCDRCQASFRYKGNLASHKTVHTGEKPYRCTICGAQFNRPANLKTHTRIHSGEKPYKCETCGARFVQVAHLRAHVLIHTGEKPYPCEICGTRFRHLQTLKSHLRIHTGEKPYHCEKCNLHFRHKSQLRLHLRQKHGAITNTKVQYRVSTTELPPELPKAC from the exons gcAGAGTCGAGATGGCCTCTCCGGCAGACAGCTGCATCCAGTTCACCCGCCACGCAAGTGACGTACTTCTCAATCTCAACCGCCTTCGGAGCCGGGATATCCTCACCGATGTCGTTATCATCGTGAACCGGGAACAGTTCAGAGCCCACAAAACTGTCCTCATGGCCTGCAG CGGCCTCTTCTACAGCATATTCACCGACCAGCTAAAGTGCAATCTGAACATCATCACTCTGGCCCCAGACATCAACCCCGAGGGATTCTGCATCCTGCTGGACTTCATGTACACCTCCCGCCTCAACCTGAGGGAAAGCAACATCATGGCCGTCATGGCCACCGCACTCTACCTGCAGATGGAGCACGTCGTCGATACTTGCCGAAGGTTTGTCAAGTCTAG CGAAGCCGAAATGGTCTCCGCAATGAAGACGCCAAGGGAAGAGTTCTTGACGGGCCGGATGCTGAGTCATCCGGAGGTGATGGCGTACAGGAGCCGGGAAGTCTCCGAGAACAACATGCCTCTCCGAAACACGCCTCTCTGCGATGGGAGGGCCTTTGCCTCCAGTTTGTACAGTGGCCTGTCCGGATCGCCCCTTTCCTACGCTGGATACAACCCCATTCCAGTCAACGGTTTCCTCTTGGACGACGAGCTGCGAGAGACGAGGATGCCCCTGCAGGATGTCTCGAGGGTCAACTCTTTTCCAAAGGAGAGAACGCTGCCATGTGACAGCTCCAGGACAATCCCTACAGACTATACCAGAGCCGTCACTGATCTTTCAGCCAACACGTGCCATGCCACCATCTATTCTCCAAACGAGGCTGCTGCCGAAGAGGCCAGAAGTGACATGCACTACAGCATAGCCGCTGGTCCTAAGCCCGTCACACCTTCGGTCCGAAACAATCCCTACTTCGCCTGTGACAAAGTGGCCAAAGAAGAAGAGCGGACCTCTTCGGAAGACGAGATAAGCCAACACTTCGAACCAACCAATACACCAATGAACCGAAAGGGTCTCAtcagcccccagagcccccagaAATCAGACTGCCAACCCAACTCGCCAACCGAGTCCAGCAGCAGCAAGAACGCCCGCATCGCTCAAAGCTCTGGATCTCTGGGTACCAAGAGCCCGACCGACCCCAAAGCCTGCAACTGGAAGAAGTACAAATTCATCGTCCTCAACAACCTCAACCAGAGCACCAAGCAAGACGGCGCCGACCAGAACGAAGTGGGGACCCTCTCCCCTCGCTCCTACGTGTCTACGTCGGCTTGCCAGCAGTCCATGGAACCTGAGAATCTAGACGTCCAGTCCCCAACCAAGCTGAGCTTGAATGGGGAAGACTCGACAATCCCACAAGCAAGCAGGCTCAACAACATTGTGAACAG ATCTCTGGATGGGTCCCCTCGGAGCAGCGAGGGGCAGTCCCCTCTGTACCTGCATTCCTCAAAATGCAGCACCTgcggctcccagtccccccagcATTCTGAGATGTGCCTTCACACCCCTGGCTCGACCTTCGGAGAGGAAATGGGCGAAACCCACTCCGAATACTCCGACTCCAGTTGTG AAAACGGAGCCTTCTTCTGCAATGAGTGTGACTGTAGGTTCTCTGAAGAGGCTTCCCTCAAGAGACACTCCCTGCAAGCGCACAGTGATAAGCCCTACAAGTGTGACCGTTGCCAGGCCTCCTTCCGCTACAAGGGAAACCTAGCCAGCCACAAAACCGTTCACACAG GCGAGAAGCCATATCGTTGCACTATCTGCGGAGCGCAGTTCAACCGGCCGGCCAACCTGAAGACCCACACGCGCATCCACTCCGGAGAGAAGCCCTACAAGTGTGAGACCTGCGGGGCCAGATTTGTCCAG GTTGCCCATCTCCGAGCTCATGTGCTAATCCACACTGGTGAAAAACCctacccctgtgaaatctgtggcACGCGCTTCCGGCACCTGCAGACGCTCAAAAGTCACCTTCGAATCCACACCGGAGAGAAACCGTACCAT TGTGAGAAGTGTAACCTGCATTTCCGCCACAAAAGCCAGCTACGGCTTCACCTCCGGCAGAAACACGGCGCCATCACCAACACCAAGGTGCAATACCGCGTCTCGACGACAGAGCTGCCACCAGAACTGCCCAAGGCGTGCTGA
- the BCL6 gene encoding B-cell lymphoma 6 protein isoform X1 produces MQGVSRKARRPGRVEMASPADSCIQFTRHASDVLLNLNRLRSRDILTDVVIIVNREQFRAHKTVLMACSGLFYSIFTDQLKCNLNIITLAPDINPEGFCILLDFMYTSRLNLRESNIMAVMATALYLQMEHVVDTCRRFVKSSEAEMVSAMKTPREEFLTGRMLSHPEVMAYRSREVSENNMPLRNTPLCDGRAFASSLYSGLSGSPLSYAGYNPIPVNGFLLDDELRETRMPLQDVSRVNSFPKERTLPCDSSRTIPTDYTRAVTDLSANTCHATIYSPNEAAAEEARSDMHYSIAAGPKPVTPSVRNNPYFACDKVAKEEERTSSEDEISQHFEPTNTPMNRKGLISPQSPQKSDCQPNSPTESSSSKNARIAQSSGSLGTKSPTDPKACNWKKYKFIVLNNLNQSTKQDGADQNEVGTLSPRSYVSTSACQQSMEPENLDVQSPTKLSLNGEDSTIPQASRLNNIVNRSLDGSPRSSEGQSPLYLHSSKCSTCGSQSPQHSEMCLHTPGSTFGEEMGETHSEYSDSSCENGAFFCNECDCRFSEEASLKRHSLQAHSDKPYKCDRCQASFRYKGNLASHKTVHTGEKPYRCTICGAQFNRPANLKTHTRIHSGEKPYKCETCGARFVQVAHLRAHVLIHTGEKPYPCEICGTRFRHLQTLKSHLRIHTGEKPYHKVPFLRRAAAHVTVEDKGHCSSTVRRIIDARDESVRSVTCISATKASYGFTSGRNTAPSPTPRCNTASRRQSCHQNCPRRAESQVDFSAGRERKRCLRERGKDIQRILVTLVTL; encoded by the exons gcAGAGTCGAGATGGCCTCTCCGGCAGACAGCTGCATCCAGTTCACCCGCCACGCAAGTGACGTACTTCTCAATCTCAACCGCCTTCGGAGCCGGGATATCCTCACCGATGTCGTTATCATCGTGAACCGGGAACAGTTCAGAGCCCACAAAACTGTCCTCATGGCCTGCAG CGGCCTCTTCTACAGCATATTCACCGACCAGCTAAAGTGCAATCTGAACATCATCACTCTGGCCCCAGACATCAACCCCGAGGGATTCTGCATCCTGCTGGACTTCATGTACACCTCCCGCCTCAACCTGAGGGAAAGCAACATCATGGCCGTCATGGCCACCGCACTCTACCTGCAGATGGAGCACGTCGTCGATACTTGCCGAAGGTTTGTCAAGTCTAG CGAAGCCGAAATGGTCTCCGCAATGAAGACGCCAAGGGAAGAGTTCTTGACGGGCCGGATGCTGAGTCATCCGGAGGTGATGGCGTACAGGAGCCGGGAAGTCTCCGAGAACAACATGCCTCTCCGAAACACGCCTCTCTGCGATGGGAGGGCCTTTGCCTCCAGTTTGTACAGTGGCCTGTCCGGATCGCCCCTTTCCTACGCTGGATACAACCCCATTCCAGTCAACGGTTTCCTCTTGGACGACGAGCTGCGAGAGACGAGGATGCCCCTGCAGGATGTCTCGAGGGTCAACTCTTTTCCAAAGGAGAGAACGCTGCCATGTGACAGCTCCAGGACAATCCCTACAGACTATACCAGAGCCGTCACTGATCTTTCAGCCAACACGTGCCATGCCACCATCTATTCTCCAAACGAGGCTGCTGCCGAAGAGGCCAGAAGTGACATGCACTACAGCATAGCCGCTGGTCCTAAGCCCGTCACACCTTCGGTCCGAAACAATCCCTACTTCGCCTGTGACAAAGTGGCCAAAGAAGAAGAGCGGACCTCTTCGGAAGACGAGATAAGCCAACACTTCGAACCAACCAATACACCAATGAACCGAAAGGGTCTCAtcagcccccagagcccccagaAATCAGACTGCCAACCCAACTCGCCAACCGAGTCCAGCAGCAGCAAGAACGCCCGCATCGCTCAAAGCTCTGGATCTCTGGGTACCAAGAGCCCGACCGACCCCAAAGCCTGCAACTGGAAGAAGTACAAATTCATCGTCCTCAACAACCTCAACCAGAGCACCAAGCAAGACGGCGCCGACCAGAACGAAGTGGGGACCCTCTCCCCTCGCTCCTACGTGTCTACGTCGGCTTGCCAGCAGTCCATGGAACCTGAGAATCTAGACGTCCAGTCCCCAACCAAGCTGAGCTTGAATGGGGAAGACTCGACAATCCCACAAGCAAGCAGGCTCAACAACATTGTGAACAG ATCTCTGGATGGGTCCCCTCGGAGCAGCGAGGGGCAGTCCCCTCTGTACCTGCATTCCTCAAAATGCAGCACCTgcggctcccagtccccccagcATTCTGAGATGTGCCTTCACACCCCTGGCTCGACCTTCGGAGAGGAAATGGGCGAAACCCACTCCGAATACTCCGACTCCAGTTGTG AAAACGGAGCCTTCTTCTGCAATGAGTGTGACTGTAGGTTCTCTGAAGAGGCTTCCCTCAAGAGACACTCCCTGCAAGCGCACAGTGATAAGCCCTACAAGTGTGACCGTTGCCAGGCCTCCTTCCGCTACAAGGGAAACCTAGCCAGCCACAAAACCGTTCACACAG GCGAGAAGCCATATCGTTGCACTATCTGCGGAGCGCAGTTCAACCGGCCGGCCAACCTGAAGACCCACACGCGCATCCACTCCGGAGAGAAGCCCTACAAGTGTGAGACCTGCGGGGCCAGATTTGTCCAG GTTGCCCATCTCCGAGCTCATGTGCTAATCCACACTGGTGAAAAACCctacccctgtgaaatctgtggcACGCGCTTCCGGCACCTGCAGACGCTCAAAAGTCACCTTCGAATCCACACCGGAGAGAAACCGTACCAT AAGGTCCCGTTCCTTCGAAGGGCCGCGGCTCATGTTACAGTAGAGGACAAAGGACATTGCTCCTCTACTGTACGGAGGATCATAGACGCTAGAGATGAGAG TGTGAGAAGTGTAACCTGCATTTCCGCCACAAAAGCCAGCTACGGCTTCACCTCCGGCAGAAACACGGCGCCATCACCAACACCAAGGTGCAATACCGCGTCTCGACGACAGAGCTGCCACCAGAACTGCCCAAGGCGTGCTGAAAGCCAGGTGGATttctctgcagggagagagaggaagaggtgtttgagggagagggggaaagataTCCAAAGGATACTTGTAACACTTGTAACACTTTAA
- the BCL6 gene encoding B-cell lymphoma 6 protein isoform X4, whose amino-acid sequence MQGVSRKARRPGRVEMASPADSCIQFTRHASDVLLNLNRLRSRDILTDVVIIVNREQFRAHKTVLMACSGLFYSIFTDQLKCNLNIITLAPDINPEGFCILLDFMYTSRLNLRESNIMAVMATALYLQMEHVVDTCRRFVKSSEAEMVSAMKTPREEFLTGRMLSHPEVMAYRSREVSENNMPLRNTPLCDGRAFASSLYSGLSGSPLSYAGYNPIPVNGFLLDDELRETRMPLQDVSRVNSFPKERTLPCDSSRTIPTDYTRAVTDLSANTCHATIYSPNEAAAEEARSDMHYSIAAGPKPVTPSVRNNPYFACDKVAKEEERTSSEDEISQHFEPTNTPMNRKGLISPQSPQKSDCQPNSPTESSSSKNARIAQSSGSLGTKSPTDPKACNWKKYKFIVLNNLNQSTKQDGADQNEVGTLSPRSYVSTSACQQSMEPENLDVQSPTKLSLNGEDSTIPQASRLNNIVNRSLDGSPRSSEGQSPLYLHSSKCSTCGSQSPQHSEMCLHTPGSTFGEEMGETHSEYSDSSCENGAFFCNECDCRFSEEASLKRHSLQAHSDKPYKCDRCQASFRYKGNLASHKTVHTGEKPYRCTICGAQFNRPANLKTHTRIHSGEKPYKCETCGARFVQVAHLRAHVLIHTGEKPYPCEICGTRFRHLQTLKSHLRIHTGEKPYHKVPFLRRAAAHVTVEDKGHCSSTVRRIIDARDERFVKTSSPGSTHPWHNSIE is encoded by the exons gcAGAGTCGAGATGGCCTCTCCGGCAGACAGCTGCATCCAGTTCACCCGCCACGCAAGTGACGTACTTCTCAATCTCAACCGCCTTCGGAGCCGGGATATCCTCACCGATGTCGTTATCATCGTGAACCGGGAACAGTTCAGAGCCCACAAAACTGTCCTCATGGCCTGCAG CGGCCTCTTCTACAGCATATTCACCGACCAGCTAAAGTGCAATCTGAACATCATCACTCTGGCCCCAGACATCAACCCCGAGGGATTCTGCATCCTGCTGGACTTCATGTACACCTCCCGCCTCAACCTGAGGGAAAGCAACATCATGGCCGTCATGGCCACCGCACTCTACCTGCAGATGGAGCACGTCGTCGATACTTGCCGAAGGTTTGTCAAGTCTAG CGAAGCCGAAATGGTCTCCGCAATGAAGACGCCAAGGGAAGAGTTCTTGACGGGCCGGATGCTGAGTCATCCGGAGGTGATGGCGTACAGGAGCCGGGAAGTCTCCGAGAACAACATGCCTCTCCGAAACACGCCTCTCTGCGATGGGAGGGCCTTTGCCTCCAGTTTGTACAGTGGCCTGTCCGGATCGCCCCTTTCCTACGCTGGATACAACCCCATTCCAGTCAACGGTTTCCTCTTGGACGACGAGCTGCGAGAGACGAGGATGCCCCTGCAGGATGTCTCGAGGGTCAACTCTTTTCCAAAGGAGAGAACGCTGCCATGTGACAGCTCCAGGACAATCCCTACAGACTATACCAGAGCCGTCACTGATCTTTCAGCCAACACGTGCCATGCCACCATCTATTCTCCAAACGAGGCTGCTGCCGAAGAGGCCAGAAGTGACATGCACTACAGCATAGCCGCTGGTCCTAAGCCCGTCACACCTTCGGTCCGAAACAATCCCTACTTCGCCTGTGACAAAGTGGCCAAAGAAGAAGAGCGGACCTCTTCGGAAGACGAGATAAGCCAACACTTCGAACCAACCAATACACCAATGAACCGAAAGGGTCTCAtcagcccccagagcccccagaAATCAGACTGCCAACCCAACTCGCCAACCGAGTCCAGCAGCAGCAAGAACGCCCGCATCGCTCAAAGCTCTGGATCTCTGGGTACCAAGAGCCCGACCGACCCCAAAGCCTGCAACTGGAAGAAGTACAAATTCATCGTCCTCAACAACCTCAACCAGAGCACCAAGCAAGACGGCGCCGACCAGAACGAAGTGGGGACCCTCTCCCCTCGCTCCTACGTGTCTACGTCGGCTTGCCAGCAGTCCATGGAACCTGAGAATCTAGACGTCCAGTCCCCAACCAAGCTGAGCTTGAATGGGGAAGACTCGACAATCCCACAAGCAAGCAGGCTCAACAACATTGTGAACAG ATCTCTGGATGGGTCCCCTCGGAGCAGCGAGGGGCAGTCCCCTCTGTACCTGCATTCCTCAAAATGCAGCACCTgcggctcccagtccccccagcATTCTGAGATGTGCCTTCACACCCCTGGCTCGACCTTCGGAGAGGAAATGGGCGAAACCCACTCCGAATACTCCGACTCCAGTTGTG AAAACGGAGCCTTCTTCTGCAATGAGTGTGACTGTAGGTTCTCTGAAGAGGCTTCCCTCAAGAGACACTCCCTGCAAGCGCACAGTGATAAGCCCTACAAGTGTGACCGTTGCCAGGCCTCCTTCCGCTACAAGGGAAACCTAGCCAGCCACAAAACCGTTCACACAG GCGAGAAGCCATATCGTTGCACTATCTGCGGAGCGCAGTTCAACCGGCCGGCCAACCTGAAGACCCACACGCGCATCCACTCCGGAGAGAAGCCCTACAAGTGTGAGACCTGCGGGGCCAGATTTGTCCAG GTTGCCCATCTCCGAGCTCATGTGCTAATCCACACTGGTGAAAAACCctacccctgtgaaatctgtggcACGCGCTTCCGGCACCTGCAGACGCTCAAAAGTCACCTTCGAATCCACACCGGAGAGAAACCGTACCAT AAGGTCCCGTTCCTTCGAAGGGCCGCGGCTCATGTTACAGTAGAGGACAAAGGACATTGCTCCTCTACTGTACGGAGGATCATAGACGCTAGAGATGAGAGGTTTGTCAAGACGTCCTCTCCAGGCTCAACTCATCCCTGGCATAATTCTATTGAGTGA
- the BCL6 gene encoding B-cell lymphoma 6 protein isoform X8, with the protein MQGVSRKARRPGRVEMASPADSCIQFTRHASDVLLNLNRLRSRDILTDVVIIVNREQFRAHKTVLMACSGLFYSIFTDQLKCNLNIITLAPDINPEGFCILLDFMYTSRLNLRESNIMAVMATALYLQMEHVVDTCRRFVKSSEAEMVSAMKTPREEFLTGRMLSHPEVMAYRSREVSENNMPLRNTPLCDGRAFASSLYSGLSGSPLSYAGYNPIPVNGFLLDDELRETRMPLQDVSRVNSFPKERTLPCDSSRTIPTDYTRAVTDLSANTCHATIYSPNEAAAEEARSDMHYSIAAGPKPVTPSVRNNPYFACDKVAKEEERTSSEDEISQHFEPTNTPMNRKGLISPQSPQKSDCQPNSPTESSSSKNARIAQSSGSLGTKSPTDPKACNWKKYKFIVLNNLNQSTKQDGADQNEVGTLSPRSYVSTSACQQSMEPENLDVQSPTKLSLNGEDSTIPQASRLNNIVNRSLDGSPRSSEGQSPLYLHSSKCSTCGSQSPQHSEMCLHTPGSTFGEEMGETHSEYSDSSCGEKPYRCTICGAQFNRPANLKTHTRIHSGEKPYKCETCGARFVQVAHLRAHVLIHTGEKPYPCEICGTRFRHLQTLKSHLRIHTGEKPYHCEKCNLHFRHKSQLRLHLRQKHGAITNTKVQYRVSTTELPPELPKAC; encoded by the exons gcAGAGTCGAGATGGCCTCTCCGGCAGACAGCTGCATCCAGTTCACCCGCCACGCAAGTGACGTACTTCTCAATCTCAACCGCCTTCGGAGCCGGGATATCCTCACCGATGTCGTTATCATCGTGAACCGGGAACAGTTCAGAGCCCACAAAACTGTCCTCATGGCCTGCAG CGGCCTCTTCTACAGCATATTCACCGACCAGCTAAAGTGCAATCTGAACATCATCACTCTGGCCCCAGACATCAACCCCGAGGGATTCTGCATCCTGCTGGACTTCATGTACACCTCCCGCCTCAACCTGAGGGAAAGCAACATCATGGCCGTCATGGCCACCGCACTCTACCTGCAGATGGAGCACGTCGTCGATACTTGCCGAAGGTTTGTCAAGTCTAG CGAAGCCGAAATGGTCTCCGCAATGAAGACGCCAAGGGAAGAGTTCTTGACGGGCCGGATGCTGAGTCATCCGGAGGTGATGGCGTACAGGAGCCGGGAAGTCTCCGAGAACAACATGCCTCTCCGAAACACGCCTCTCTGCGATGGGAGGGCCTTTGCCTCCAGTTTGTACAGTGGCCTGTCCGGATCGCCCCTTTCCTACGCTGGATACAACCCCATTCCAGTCAACGGTTTCCTCTTGGACGACGAGCTGCGAGAGACGAGGATGCCCCTGCAGGATGTCTCGAGGGTCAACTCTTTTCCAAAGGAGAGAACGCTGCCATGTGACAGCTCCAGGACAATCCCTACAGACTATACCAGAGCCGTCACTGATCTTTCAGCCAACACGTGCCATGCCACCATCTATTCTCCAAACGAGGCTGCTGCCGAAGAGGCCAGAAGTGACATGCACTACAGCATAGCCGCTGGTCCTAAGCCCGTCACACCTTCGGTCCGAAACAATCCCTACTTCGCCTGTGACAAAGTGGCCAAAGAAGAAGAGCGGACCTCTTCGGAAGACGAGATAAGCCAACACTTCGAACCAACCAATACACCAATGAACCGAAAGGGTCTCAtcagcccccagagcccccagaAATCAGACTGCCAACCCAACTCGCCAACCGAGTCCAGCAGCAGCAAGAACGCCCGCATCGCTCAAAGCTCTGGATCTCTGGGTACCAAGAGCCCGACCGACCCCAAAGCCTGCAACTGGAAGAAGTACAAATTCATCGTCCTCAACAACCTCAACCAGAGCACCAAGCAAGACGGCGCCGACCAGAACGAAGTGGGGACCCTCTCCCCTCGCTCCTACGTGTCTACGTCGGCTTGCCAGCAGTCCATGGAACCTGAGAATCTAGACGTCCAGTCCCCAACCAAGCTGAGCTTGAATGGGGAAGACTCGACAATCCCACAAGCAAGCAGGCTCAACAACATTGTGAACAG ATCTCTGGATGGGTCCCCTCGGAGCAGCGAGGGGCAGTCCCCTCTGTACCTGCATTCCTCAAAATGCAGCACCTgcggctcccagtccccccagcATTCTGAGATGTGCCTTCACACCCCTGGCTCGACCTTCGGAGAGGAAATGGGCGAAACCCACTCCGAATACTCCGACTCCAGTTGTG GCGAGAAGCCATATCGTTGCACTATCTGCGGAGCGCAGTTCAACCGGCCGGCCAACCTGAAGACCCACACGCGCATCCACTCCGGAGAGAAGCCCTACAAGTGTGAGACCTGCGGGGCCAGATTTGTCCAG GTTGCCCATCTCCGAGCTCATGTGCTAATCCACACTGGTGAAAAACCctacccctgtgaaatctgtggcACGCGCTTCCGGCACCTGCAGACGCTCAAAAGTCACCTTCGAATCCACACCGGAGAGAAACCGTACCAT TGTGAGAAGTGTAACCTGCATTTCCGCCACAAAAGCCAGCTACGGCTTCACCTCCGGCAGAAACACGGCGCCATCACCAACACCAAGGTGCAATACCGCGTCTCGACGACAGAGCTGCCACCAGAACTGCCCAAGGCGTGCTGA
- the BCL6 gene encoding B-cell lymphoma 6 protein isoform X3: MQGVSRKARRPGRVEMASPADSCIQFTRHASDVLLNLNRLRSRDILTDVVIIVNREQFRAHKTVLMACSGLFYSIFTDQLKCNLNIITLAPDINPEGFCILLDFMYTSRLNLRESNIMAVMATALYLQMEHVVDTCRRFVKSSEAEMVSAMKTPREEFLTGRMLSHPEVMAYRSREVSENNMPLRNTPLCDGRAFASSLYSGLSGSPLSYAGYNPIPVNGFLLDDELRETRMPLQDVSRVNSFPKERTLPCDSSRTIPTDYTRAVTDLSANTCHATIYSPNEAAAEEARSDMHYSIAAGPKPVTPSVRNNPYFACDKVAKEEERTSSEDEISQHFEPTNTPMNRKGLISPQSPQKSDCQPNSPTESSSSKNARIAQSSGSLGTKSPTDPKACNWKKYKFIVLNNLNQSTKQDGADQNEVGTLSPRSYVSTSACQQSMEPENLDVQSPTKLSLNGEDSTIPQASRLNNIVNRSLDGSPRSSEGQSPLYLHSSKCSTCGSQSPQHSEMCLHTPGSTFGEEMGETHSEYSDSSCGEKPYRCTICGAQFNRPANLKTHTRIHSGEKPYKCETCGARFVQVAHLRAHVLIHTGEKPYPCEICGTRFRHLQTLKSHLRIHTGEKPYHKVPFLRRAAAHVTVEDKGHCSSTVRRIIDARDESVRSVTCISATKASYGFTSGRNTAPSPTPRCNTASRRQSCHQNCPRRAESQVDFSAGRERKRCLRERGKDIQRILVTLVTL; encoded by the exons gcAGAGTCGAGATGGCCTCTCCGGCAGACAGCTGCATCCAGTTCACCCGCCACGCAAGTGACGTACTTCTCAATCTCAACCGCCTTCGGAGCCGGGATATCCTCACCGATGTCGTTATCATCGTGAACCGGGAACAGTTCAGAGCCCACAAAACTGTCCTCATGGCCTGCAG CGGCCTCTTCTACAGCATATTCACCGACCAGCTAAAGTGCAATCTGAACATCATCACTCTGGCCCCAGACATCAACCCCGAGGGATTCTGCATCCTGCTGGACTTCATGTACACCTCCCGCCTCAACCTGAGGGAAAGCAACATCATGGCCGTCATGGCCACCGCACTCTACCTGCAGATGGAGCACGTCGTCGATACTTGCCGAAGGTTTGTCAAGTCTAG CGAAGCCGAAATGGTCTCCGCAATGAAGACGCCAAGGGAAGAGTTCTTGACGGGCCGGATGCTGAGTCATCCGGAGGTGATGGCGTACAGGAGCCGGGAAGTCTCCGAGAACAACATGCCTCTCCGAAACACGCCTCTCTGCGATGGGAGGGCCTTTGCCTCCAGTTTGTACAGTGGCCTGTCCGGATCGCCCCTTTCCTACGCTGGATACAACCCCATTCCAGTCAACGGTTTCCTCTTGGACGACGAGCTGCGAGAGACGAGGATGCCCCTGCAGGATGTCTCGAGGGTCAACTCTTTTCCAAAGGAGAGAACGCTGCCATGTGACAGCTCCAGGACAATCCCTACAGACTATACCAGAGCCGTCACTGATCTTTCAGCCAACACGTGCCATGCCACCATCTATTCTCCAAACGAGGCTGCTGCCGAAGAGGCCAGAAGTGACATGCACTACAGCATAGCCGCTGGTCCTAAGCCCGTCACACCTTCGGTCCGAAACAATCCCTACTTCGCCTGTGACAAAGTGGCCAAAGAAGAAGAGCGGACCTCTTCGGAAGACGAGATAAGCCAACACTTCGAACCAACCAATACACCAATGAACCGAAAGGGTCTCAtcagcccccagagcccccagaAATCAGACTGCCAACCCAACTCGCCAACCGAGTCCAGCAGCAGCAAGAACGCCCGCATCGCTCAAAGCTCTGGATCTCTGGGTACCAAGAGCCCGACCGACCCCAAAGCCTGCAACTGGAAGAAGTACAAATTCATCGTCCTCAACAACCTCAACCAGAGCACCAAGCAAGACGGCGCCGACCAGAACGAAGTGGGGACCCTCTCCCCTCGCTCCTACGTGTCTACGTCGGCTTGCCAGCAGTCCATGGAACCTGAGAATCTAGACGTCCAGTCCCCAACCAAGCTGAGCTTGAATGGGGAAGACTCGACAATCCCACAAGCAAGCAGGCTCAACAACATTGTGAACAG ATCTCTGGATGGGTCCCCTCGGAGCAGCGAGGGGCAGTCCCCTCTGTACCTGCATTCCTCAAAATGCAGCACCTgcggctcccagtccccccagcATTCTGAGATGTGCCTTCACACCCCTGGCTCGACCTTCGGAGAGGAAATGGGCGAAACCCACTCCGAATACTCCGACTCCAGTTGTG GCGAGAAGCCATATCGTTGCACTATCTGCGGAGCGCAGTTCAACCGGCCGGCCAACCTGAAGACCCACACGCGCATCCACTCCGGAGAGAAGCCCTACAAGTGTGAGACCTGCGGGGCCAGATTTGTCCAG GTTGCCCATCTCCGAGCTCATGTGCTAATCCACACTGGTGAAAAACCctacccctgtgaaatctgtggcACGCGCTTCCGGCACCTGCAGACGCTCAAAAGTCACCTTCGAATCCACACCGGAGAGAAACCGTACCAT AAGGTCCCGTTCCTTCGAAGGGCCGCGGCTCATGTTACAGTAGAGGACAAAGGACATTGCTCCTCTACTGTACGGAGGATCATAGACGCTAGAGATGAGAG TGTGAGAAGTGTAACCTGCATTTCCGCCACAAAAGCCAGCTACGGCTTCACCTCCGGCAGAAACACGGCGCCATCACCAACACCAAGGTGCAATACCGCGTCTCGACGACAGAGCTGCCACCAGAACTGCCCAAGGCGTGCTGAAAGCCAGGTGGATttctctgcagggagagagaggaagaggtgtttgagggagagggggaaagataTCCAAAGGATACTTGTAACACTTGTAACACTTTAA